The following are from one region of the Thiocapsa rosea genome:
- the hypE gene encoding hydrogenase expression/formation protein HypE: MTSDRRFPVRLDLKKGAVDMSHGSGGRAMAQLIGELFQRYLDHELLTLGNDQALFTPPPGRLVMSTDGHVISPLFFPGGDIGSLAVHGTINDVAMSGARPLYLAAGFILEEGFPLGDLARIVESMAQAANAAGVPVVTGDTKVVERGKGDGVFITTTGIGVVPEGILISGDRAEPGDVILVSGSMGDHGVAILSKRENLGFETEIRSDSAALHELVAAMIAAVPDIHCLRDPTRGGLATTLNELAHQSGVGMQIREDAIPVRSEVAAACELLGLDPLYVANEGKLIAICPPDQAERLLAAMRAHPLGAESAIIGEVVEDPHRFVQMETGFGGSRIVDWLAGEQLPRIC; encoded by the coding sequence ATGACATCCGATCGGCGCTTTCCCGTGCGGCTCGATCTCAAGAAGGGCGCCGTGGACATGAGTCATGGCTCCGGCGGGCGCGCCATGGCACAGCTCATCGGCGAGCTCTTTCAGCGGTATCTGGACCACGAGCTGCTGACGCTGGGCAACGATCAGGCGCTCTTCACGCCGCCGCCCGGTCGTCTGGTGATGAGCACCGACGGTCATGTGATCTCGCCGCTCTTTTTTCCGGGCGGCGACATCGGCTCGCTCGCCGTGCACGGCACCATCAACGATGTGGCCATGTCCGGTGCTCGGCCGCTCTATCTGGCTGCCGGCTTTATCCTCGAGGAGGGCTTCCCGCTCGGCGATTTGGCCCGTATCGTCGAGAGCATGGCGCAAGCCGCGAATGCCGCGGGCGTGCCGGTGGTGACGGGTGATACAAAGGTCGTGGAGCGCGGCAAGGGCGACGGGGTCTTCATCACCACCACCGGGATCGGCGTGGTTCCGGAGGGCATCCTGATCTCGGGCGATCGTGCCGAGCCGGGCGATGTGATCCTGGTCAGCGGGAGCATGGGTGACCACGGTGTCGCCATCCTCTCCAAGCGCGAGAACCTCGGCTTCGAGACCGAGATCCGCTCTGACAGCGCCGCGCTGCATGAGTTGGTCGCCGCCATGATCGCGGCTGTTCCGGACATCCACTGTCTGCGCGACCCCACCCGCGGCGGCTTGGCAACGACGCTCAACGAGTTGGCCCATCAGTCCGGCGTCGGCATGCAGATCCGCGAGGATGCCATCCCGGTTCGCTCCGAAGTAGCCGCCGCCTGCGAGCTGCTCGGGCTCGACCCGCTCTATGTCGCCAACGAAGGTAAGCTGATCGCCATCTGCCCGCCCGATCAGGCCGAGCGTCTTCTCGCAGCCATGCGTGCCCATCCGCTTGGGGCGGAATCCGCCATCATCGGCGAGGTCGTCGAGGACCCGCATCGTTTCGTGCAGATGGAGACCGGTTTCGGCGGAAGCCGGATCGTCGATTGGCTCGCAGGAGAGCAGCTGCCGCGGATCTGCTGA
- a CDS encoding GldG family protein, which yields MRRILPFATAQLRRLERPLADVLFLVLLLAVLIAGGWLVARHDRYWDWTAVGTNSLAPESLAILGRLDGPLRATVFADPASPLGKGIERLLMRYRQAQPGMLIEVVDPQLFPERTRDADVTLIGQILLDYRGRRETLAEVSERAISAAIARLGASRVPWVAVIEGHGERAIQGEAGADLGRLGRELSERGFLARPLDLGRVEEVPINTRILVLSTPRIPLFPGVVERLIRYLDRGGNLLWLMDPGALNGLEPLADTLGLRILPGTVVDADAAALGVAIPAVAVIAEYPDHPFSVDLDVPALLPGSIAFGTELAPGWLLDTYLATGARSWNEVGRLDGPIDRDEVIGEQAGPLPVVLAMSRPVPEDGREQRVLVVGDGDFASNAQIGAYGNRALALALLAWLSDPGDLTVLPPDPREPAALILDEQQRLRIGLGSLVIFPGLFLLIGLGIRWLRWRGT from the coding sequence GTGAGACGCATCCTGCCTTTCGCGACGGCGCAGCTCCGTCGGCTCGAGCGACCGCTCGCGGATGTCCTGTTCCTCGTGCTTCTGCTGGCCGTCCTGATCGCGGGCGGCTGGTTGGTTGCCCGCCATGACCGCTATTGGGATTGGACCGCCGTCGGCACCAACAGCCTGGCGCCCGAGAGTCTGGCCATCCTCGGTCGACTCGACGGACCGCTGCGCGCCACCGTCTTTGCCGATCCCGCGAGTCCGCTCGGCAAGGGGATCGAGCGGCTGCTCATGCGCTATCGACAGGCGCAGCCCGGCATGCTGATCGAGGTCGTGGACCCGCAGCTCTTCCCGGAGCGCACCCGCGATGCCGATGTCACGCTGATCGGCCAGATCCTGCTCGACTATCGCGGACGGCGCGAGACCCTCGCGGAGGTCAGCGAGCGGGCGATCAGCGCCGCCATCGCACGGCTCGGCGCCAGCCGTGTCCCCTGGGTCGCCGTGATCGAGGGTCACGGCGAACGCGCCATTCAGGGCGAGGCGGGTGCGGACCTCGGGCGTCTGGGTCGCGAGCTGTCCGAGCGCGGATTTCTCGCCCGTCCGCTCGATCTCGGCCGGGTCGAGGAGGTGCCGATCAACACCCGGATCCTGGTCCTCTCCACGCCGCGTATCCCGCTCTTTCCGGGCGTGGTCGAGCGCCTGATCCGGTATCTGGATCGGGGCGGCAATCTGCTTTGGCTCATGGATCCAGGAGCACTCAACGGACTTGAGCCCCTGGCCGACACTCTGGGTCTGAGGATCCTGCCCGGCACGGTCGTCGATGCGGACGCCGCCGCCTTGGGTGTCGCGATCCCGGCCGTCGCGGTCATCGCCGAGTATCCGGATCACCCCTTTTCGGTCGATCTCGACGTCCCGGCCCTGCTGCCCGGCAGTATCGCCTTCGGAACCGAGCTCGCACCCGGTTGGCTTCTGGATACCTACCTGGCGACCGGCGCGCGGAGCTGGAACGAGGTCGGTCGGCTGGACGGCCCGATCGACCGCGACGAGGTCATCGGCGAGCAGGCCGGTCCGCTCCCGGTCGTCTTGGCCATGAGTCGCCCGGTGCCGGAGGATGGCCGCGAGCAGCGCGTCCTGGTGGTCGGCGACGGCGACTTCGCGAGCAACGCCCAGATCGGCGCCTACGGAAACCGGGCGCTCGCGCTCGCCCTGCTGGCCTGGCTGAGCGATCCCGGCGACCTCACGGTGCTCCCGCCCGACCCGCGCGAGCCCGCTGCGCTCATCCTCGACGAGCAGCAACGGCTGCGCATCGGGCTCGGATCTTTGGTCATCTTTCCCGGGCTCTTCCTCTTGATCGGGCTCGGTATCCGCTGGCTGCGCTGGAGGGGGACATGA
- a CDS encoding ABC transporter ATP-binding protein: protein MDTLARVTDLSRRFGARRALCGLDLELRQGEVLGLLGPNGAGKTTCLRLLSGTLAPSGGRVQILDIDLARHPVAAKRHLGYLPERPPLYPELRVDEYLRHCARLHRVPRADVADAVDGAKQRCGLDAVGRTLIAKLSKGFRQRLGIAQAILHRPKLLILDEPTEGLDPVQIREVRGLIRDLSRDCGIILSSHILSEVQAVCDRVLVLYQGRMLRSERFGALGPTVLWRVRLRPRGDSGRSAQAARLERLPCVEAAIAQDSERFRVILTEGAESADLARQILTAGLDLCELGPERPDLERVFFDLIGAGGTA, encoded by the coding sequence ATGGACACACTCGCCCGCGTCACCGATCTCAGCCGCCGCTTCGGAGCCCGTCGGGCCTTGTGCGGCCTCGATCTCGAGCTGCGGCAGGGCGAGGTGCTGGGCCTGCTCGGGCCGAACGGGGCGGGCAAGACAACCTGTCTGCGCCTGCTGAGCGGGACACTTGCGCCCAGCGGTGGGCGGGTCCAGATCCTGGATATCGATCTTGCGCGGCACCCGGTCGCGGCCAAGCGGCATCTGGGCTATCTGCCGGAGCGCCCGCCGCTCTATCCCGAGCTGCGTGTCGACGAGTATCTGCGCCACTGCGCCCGGTTGCATCGCGTCCCGCGCGCCGATGTCGCCGATGCCGTGGATGGGGCGAAGCAGCGCTGCGGGCTCGATGCTGTCGGGCGGACGCTCATTGCCAAGCTGTCCAAGGGTTTTCGCCAGCGGCTCGGGATCGCCCAAGCGATCCTGCATCGACCGAAGCTCCTGATCCTCGACGAGCCGACCGAGGGACTCGATCCCGTGCAGATCCGCGAGGTCCGCGGTCTGATCCGAGACCTGTCGCGCGACTGCGGCATCATCCTGTCGAGCCATATCCTCTCGGAGGTCCAAGCGGTCTGCGATCGTGTCCTGGTGCTCTATCAGGGCCGGATGCTGCGCAGCGAGCGGTTCGGCGCGCTCGGTCCGACCGTGCTCTGGCGGGTGCGTCTGCGCCCGCGGGGCGACTCCGGTAGGTCTGCGCAGGCCGCGCGACTCGAGCGCCTGCCCTGTGTCGAGGCTGCAATCGCACAGGATTCGGAGCGATTTCGGGTGATCCTGACCGAGGGGGCCGAGTCTGCCGATCTGGCCCGCCAGATCCTGACCGCCGGCTTGGATCTCTGCGAGCTGGGTCCGGAGCGACCGGACCTGGAACGCGTCTTCTTCGATCTGATCGGCGCGGGAGGGACGGCATGA
- a CDS encoding HypC/HybG/HupF family hydrogenase formation chaperone, whose protein sequence is MCLAIPARITSIDVAADTAKVALGPVCKEISLALIEDAAVGDYVLVHVGYALNKISEEEAQRTLELIAEMGLLEEELELEPESEPTSATAGTGDQR, encoded by the coding sequence ATGTGTCTTGCCATTCCTGCGCGCATTACCTCCATCGATGTCGCCGCCGATACCGCGAAGGTTGCGCTCGGACCCGTCTGCAAAGAGATCTCGTTGGCCCTGATCGAGGACGCGGCCGTCGGCGATTATGTCCTCGTCCATGTGGGTTACGCCCTGAATAAGATCAGTGAAGAGGAGGCGCAGCGAACGCTCGAGCTGATCGCGGAGATGGGGCTGCTCGAGGAGGAGCTGGAACTCGAGCCCGAGTCCGAGCCGACATCGGCCACCGCGGGGACCGGGGACCAGCGGTGA
- a CDS encoding PGPGW domain-containing protein: MTINMSWVEAHQGLLLSLAGLSVLMFVGSLIALPFLLARIPEDYFADPHRHSARLKSLHPLVYLGLWLLKNLVGWVLVLAGILMLVLPGQGILTIIMGLVLSDFPGKYALERRLASNRRILSGINWIRRRSGHAPLAPPRI, from the coding sequence GTGACGATCAATATGAGTTGGGTCGAGGCCCATCAGGGCCTGTTGCTGTCCTTGGCCGGACTTTCGGTCCTGATGTTCGTGGGATCTTTGATCGCCTTGCCGTTCCTCTTGGCGCGGATCCCGGAGGATTATTTCGCGGACCCGCACCGGCATTCCGCGCGGCTAAAAAGCCTCCATCCGCTCGTCTATCTCGGCCTGTGGTTGCTCAAGAACCTGGTCGGCTGGGTCTTGGTCCTGGCGGGCATCCTGATGCTGGTGCTCCCCGGGCAGGGCATCCTCACCATCATCATGGGCTTGGTGCTGAGCGATTTCCCCGGGAAGTACGCGCTCGAGCGCCGACTCGCAAGCAACCGGCGCATCCTCAGCGGAATCAATTGGATTCGCCGACGCAGCGGCCATGCCCCCCTGGCGCCGCCGCGAATATAA
- a CDS encoding DUF6920 family protein, with product MWLNLVFLLLLALIIMPTAVLLLGISRWQSGTTRLQSRLEAGRGRIIPNTYESSELEGLPAPVQRYFLASLTDGQPIISAAELGLEGEIDLGRGQGKWSSARATQSVVMQRPGFHWDARVRIAPATKIFVLDAYIAGTGVLKAALFGLFPIVKIPSSPELTHAELMRFLAEAPLYPTKLLPSQGVVWEPIDDRSARATLADGDLSVSLVFDFDEAGLICGVRASGRYRALDGKMVQTPWEASFSDYKNRSEMQIPVRAEVAWILPEGRTPYWRGRVTEVMYKFSA from the coding sequence ATGTGGCTGAACCTGGTTTTCCTGTTGTTGCTCGCCCTGATCATCATGCCCACGGCCGTTCTGCTCCTGGGGATTTCGCGCTGGCAGTCCGGCACGACACGCCTGCAATCGCGCCTCGAGGCCGGGCGCGGCAGGATCATTCCCAACACCTATGAGTCGAGCGAGCTGGAAGGGCTGCCCGCGCCCGTGCAACGCTACTTCCTCGCGAGCTTGACGGACGGCCAACCCATCATTTCCGCTGCCGAGCTGGGGCTCGAAGGCGAGATCGACCTCGGCCGCGGTCAGGGCAAGTGGTCCTCCGCCAGAGCGACCCAATCGGTGGTCATGCAACGTCCGGGATTCCATTGGGACGCCCGGGTACGCATCGCTCCGGCGACGAAGATCTTCGTGCTCGATGCCTATATCGCCGGCACGGGCGTCTTGAAGGCCGCGCTCTTCGGTCTCTTCCCGATCGTGAAGATCCCGAGCAGCCCTGAACTCACACATGCCGAGCTGATGCGTTTCCTCGCCGAGGCACCCCTGTACCCGACCAAGCTCTTGCCGAGCCAAGGTGTCGTTTGGGAGCCGATCGACGATCGCTCCGCCCGCGCCACGCTCGCCGACGGCGATCTGAGCGTGTCGCTCGTCTTCGATTTCGACGAGGCCGGCTTGATCTGCGGCGTGCGCGCAAGCGGGCGTTACCGTGCGTTGGACGGGAAGATGGTCCAAACGCCCTGGGAGGCCAGCTTCTCGGATTACAAGAACCGCAGCGAGATGCAGATCCCGGTGCGGGCCGAGGTCGCCTGGATCCTGCCGGAGGGGCGCACGCCTTACTGGCGGGGTCGGGTGACCGAGGTGATGTACAAGTTCTCGGCCTAA
- the hypD gene encoding hydrogenase formation protein HypD: protein MKYIDEFRDKGLARRLAETIAAEAHPGRDYRLMEFCGGHTHAIFRYGVQHLMPPNLRFIHGPGCPVCVLPMARIDHAIALATQHAVTLCTYGDLMRVPASERKSLLKAKADGADIRMIYSTQDVLRIARDNPDRQVVFFAIGFETTTPPTAVAVKTARAEGLTNFSVFCNHVLTPSALQTILSTAGPDGVQLDGILGPSHVSTLIGSRPYRFVAEQFGVPVVIAGFEPLDVMQSALMLVRQLNEGRCEVENQYTRAVSEEGNRKAQDLIEEVFRIRPEFEWRGLGFLPNSALALADAYADLDAEQRFPVEIAPAKEIKGCECPAILRGVKTPTECKLFGNPCTPDNPMGSCMVSSEGACAAYWSYGRFRATSTQPPALMLD from the coding sequence GTGAAATACATCGACGAGTTCCGCGACAAGGGGCTCGCCCGCCGGCTCGCCGAGACGATCGCTGCCGAGGCACATCCCGGGCGCGACTATCGCTTGATGGAGTTCTGCGGCGGTCATACCCATGCCATCTTCCGCTACGGCGTGCAGCATCTGATGCCGCCGAACCTGCGGTTTATCCACGGCCCCGGCTGTCCGGTCTGTGTGCTGCCGATGGCCCGGATCGACCATGCGATCGCGCTCGCCACACAGCATGCTGTCACGCTCTGCACCTACGGCGACCTGATGCGCGTACCGGCCAGCGAGCGCAAGAGTCTGCTCAAGGCCAAGGCCGATGGCGCGGATATCCGCATGATCTACTCGACCCAAGACGTCCTGCGGATCGCGCGCGACAACCCCGATCGTCAGGTCGTCTTCTTTGCCATCGGCTTCGAGACCACCACGCCGCCGACCGCGGTGGCCGTGAAGACGGCGCGTGCCGAGGGGCTGACCAATTTCTCGGTCTTCTGCAATCATGTACTGACCCCGTCGGCACTGCAGACGATCCTGAGCACCGCCGGACCCGACGGGGTGCAGCTCGACGGCATCCTCGGCCCCTCCCATGTGAGCACGCTCATCGGCAGCCGGCCCTATCGCTTCGTGGCCGAGCAGTTCGGCGTGCCTGTCGTGATCGCCGGTTTCGAGCCCCTCGATGTGATGCAGTCTGCCTTGATGCTGGTCAGGCAGCTCAACGAGGGCCGCTGCGAGGTCGAGAACCAGTACACCCGCGCGGTGAGCGAAGAGGGCAACCGCAAGGCGCAGGACCTGATCGAGGAGGTCTTTCGGATCCGCCCCGAGTTCGAATGGCGCGGGCTCGGCTTCCTGCCCAACAGCGCCCTGGCGCTGGCCGACGCCTACGCGGACCTGGATGCCGAGCAGCGCTTTCCGGTCGAGATCGCCCCGGCCAAAGAGATCAAAGGCTGCGAGTGCCCGGCCATCCTGCGTGGCGTGAAGACACCGACCGAGTGCAAGCTCTTCGGCAACCCCTGCACACCCGACAACCCCATGGGATCCTGTATGGTGTCCTCCGAAGGCGCCTGTGCGGCCTATTGGAGTTACGGGCGGTTCAGAGCCACCAGCACCCAGCCTCCGGCTTTGATGCTCGACTGA
- a CDS encoding class I SAM-dependent methyltransferase, whose protein sequence is MLTPEQLAALRRDIVFNAELGGRDLTLHSTWGLFSPREIDEGTRLLLSHLQVRPDDDCFDLGCGYGAIGLAMATLAPQGQTLMVDKDFVAVDYAARNLKLNRLENARAQLSNGFDQVDPELRFDLIASNIPAKVGKELLALLLHDAHARLRPGGRLYLVTINGLRQYMKRNLTEVFGNYDKLKQGAHYTVALAERARVVSG, encoded by the coding sequence GTGCTGACGCCCGAACAACTCGCTGCCCTTCGCCGAGACATCGTCTTCAATGCCGAGCTCGGCGGACGCGACCTGACGCTGCACAGCACCTGGGGTCTGTTCTCGCCGCGCGAGATCGACGAGGGCACCCGTCTACTGCTGTCGCATCTTCAGGTCCGACCGGACGACGACTGCTTCGATCTCGGCTGCGGATATGGTGCGATCGGCTTGGCAATGGCAACGCTTGCCCCGCAGGGCCAAACGCTGATGGTCGATAAGGATTTCGTGGCGGTGGATTACGCCGCGCGCAACCTCAAGCTCAACCGGCTGGAGAACGCACGCGCGCAGCTCAGCAACGGGTTCGATCAGGTCGACCCCGAGTTGCGGTTCGACCTGATCGCGAGCAATATCCCGGCGAAGGTCGGCAAGGAGCTGCTTGCGCTCTTGCTGCACGACGCGCACGCCCGCCTGCGCCCGGGCGGGCGGCTCTATCTTGTGACCATCAACGGGTTGCGCCAGTACATGAAACGCAACCTGACCGAGGTCTTCGGCAATTACGACAAGCTCAAGCAGGGGGCGCATTACACGGTGGCGCTCGCCGAGCGGGCTAGAGTGGTTAGTGGTTAG
- the mutM gene encoding bifunctional DNA-formamidopyrimidine glycosylase/DNA-(apurinic or apyrimidinic site) lyase, giving the protein MPELPEVETTLRGIRPYLEGSRIERLIVRDPRLRQPIPPETAERVAGQGVRSLSRRSKYLLIGLEQGSLLIHLGMSGSLRVVPADSPPKKHDHLDLVLGDRRCLRFHDPRRFGLFLWLPETPELAESRHPLLRGLGPEPLGTAFDGDHLHRLSRERRVAVKIFLMDASVVVGVGNIYANESLFLAGIHPARACHRIGLERYRRLAEVIRGVLQASITQGGTTLRDFVQEDGNPGYFAQSLRVYGRTGEPCVACGVPVRQRRIGQRSSFFCIHCQH; this is encoded by the coding sequence ATGCCCGAGCTTCCGGAGGTCGAGACCACGCTCCGCGGCATCCGCCCCTATCTGGAGGGCAGTCGCATCGAGCGTCTGATCGTGCGCGACCCGAGACTGCGCCAGCCAATCCCGCCCGAGACCGCCGAGCGGGTGGCGGGTCAGGGCGTGCGGTCCTTGTCCAGGCGCAGCAAATATCTCTTGATCGGATTGGAGCAGGGTAGTCTCCTCATCCATCTGGGGATGTCCGGCAGCCTGCGGGTCGTCCCCGCGGACAGCCCGCCGAAGAAACACGACCACCTCGATCTGGTGCTGGGCGATCGGCGTTGTCTTCGGTTTCACGACCCTCGCCGCTTCGGTCTTTTTCTGTGGCTCCCGGAGACCCCCGAGCTTGCCGAGAGCCGTCATCCGCTGCTGCGCGGCCTCGGCCCCGAGCCGCTGGGGACGGCGTTCGACGGCGATCATCTCCATCGCCTGAGCCGAGAACGGCGGGTCGCCGTGAAGATCTTCCTGATGGATGCCTCGGTGGTGGTGGGGGTCGGGAACATCTATGCGAACGAGTCGCTTTTTCTGGCCGGGATCCATCCCGCTCGCGCCTGCCATCGAATCGGTCTGGAGCGCTACCGCCGTTTGGCCGAGGTGATCCGCGGCGTGCTCCAAGCCTCCATCACACAAGGCGGTACCACGCTGCGCGACTTCGTGCAGGAGGACGGCAACCCCGGCTATTTCGCCCAATCGCTGCGGGTTTACGGCCGCACCGGCGAGCCCTGCGTCGCCTGCGGTGTGCCTGTTCGCCAGCGGCGCATCGGGCAACGCTCAAGTTTTTTTTGCATCCATTGCCAACACTGA
- a CDS encoding ABC transporter permease, whose amino-acid sequence MIGVIAGRELRSALVSPLPWILLGGSQVVLAWIFLKVVDDFTGLGADERVASLTVELALNLFGFAAVILMLAAPLMAMRMLSGEFRDGSFELVAAAPVRIAELVAGKFLALTLLMTPLCVLPVLNIALLAGSAQLDAGQIAAATLGLWLVGLMFCAVGLYASSLSAQTGASVIAAFAILLVLSVIGRVETLGARDLSLFGWLSWNEHLLWFLLGAVRLSDLAYLLGFSGLFLALTHRRLANRVLQ is encoded by the coding sequence ATGATCGGGGTGATCGCGGGTCGCGAGCTGCGCAGTGCGCTGGTCTCGCCTTTGCCCTGGATCCTGCTCGGCGGCAGTCAGGTCGTGCTCGCCTGGATCTTTCTGAAGGTGGTCGACGACTTCACGGGTCTGGGGGCCGACGAGCGGGTCGCGAGTCTGACGGTGGAGCTGGCCCTGAACCTGTTCGGATTCGCTGCGGTGATCCTCATGCTCGCGGCGCCGCTGATGGCGATGCGGATGCTGAGCGGGGAGTTTCGCGACGGCAGCTTCGAGCTGGTGGCCGCCGCGCCGGTGCGTATCGCCGAGCTGGTGGCGGGGAAGTTTCTCGCGTTGACGCTCCTGATGACGCCGCTGTGTGTGCTGCCGGTCCTCAACATCGCGCTGCTGGCCGGCAGCGCCCAGCTCGACGCGGGGCAGATCGCCGCCGCAACACTCGGGCTCTGGCTGGTCGGCCTGATGTTTTGCGCGGTGGGGCTCTATGCCTCCAGCCTGAGCGCTCAGACGGGTGCATCCGTGATTGCCGCCTTCGCGATCCTGCTGGTCCTCTCCGTCATCGGTCGGGTCGAGACGTTGGGCGCGCGTGATCTCTCGCTCTTCGGCTGGCTTTCTTGGAACGAGCATCTCTTGTGGTTTCTGCTCGGGGCGGTGCGTTTGAGCGATCTGGCGTATCTGCTCGGGTTTTCCGGTCTCTTTCTGGCCCTGACCCACCGTCGGCTCGCGAACCGGGTTCTGCAGTGA
- a CDS encoding nickel-dependent hydrogenase large subunit → MSDPGGSLDIQLTPSSGGLVCTIGSTRPVAAASAFIGRSPEETTARLPLLFSICARAQAGACAAAFEHASGWVASPILRGRREAAIAAETIREHLWRILLDWPPILGESPSRDDMAAVLALSNRILARIDPAGDLFRAGASAAAGQAPAPAPAPGLDVLLTDLTDLLTHKVLGVSPEHWLSLIGDPSGFARWCRATETVAARLLRSLLESGEASLGQTPITALPRLSAEDLIARMSAPDWADFVARPTWQGQPRETSPFTRVNPLPLIEVYGTGLLVRLAAQLTEVATGLRLLGGNVSGRAVPAAPSAEGNGIGLGRVFAARGLLAHFVHVEDGRVREYRILAPTEWNFHPRGVVARALESLPPGPEEQLRRQAELLITAIDPCVAFKLTC, encoded by the coding sequence ATGTCCGATCCGGGTGGAAGTCTCGACATCCAATTGACGCCGTCTTCGGGTGGTCTCGTCTGCACGATCGGCTCGACACGCCCGGTCGCTGCCGCGTCGGCCTTCATCGGGCGCTCGCCCGAAGAGACGACGGCGCGCCTGCCGCTGCTCTTCTCGATCTGCGCACGCGCTCAAGCCGGCGCCTGTGCGGCGGCATTCGAGCACGCCTCCGGGTGGGTTGCGAGCCCGATCCTCCGCGGACGGCGCGAGGCGGCGATCGCCGCGGAGACGATCCGCGAGCACCTGTGGCGAATCCTGCTTGATTGGCCCCCGATCTTGGGCGAGTCGCCCAGTCGTGACGACATGGCTGCGGTCCTTGCACTATCGAACCGCATCCTGGCGCGGATCGACCCCGCCGGCGATCTGTTCCGCGCCGGAGCGAGTGCGGCGGCGGGTCAAGCCCCCGCTCCCGCCCCCGCCCCCGGCCTCGATGTCCTGCTCACCGATCTGACCGACCTGCTGACGCACAAGGTCCTCGGGGTCTCGCCCGAGCATTGGTTGAGCCTGATCGGCGACCCGTCGGGCTTCGCGCGCTGGTGTCGCGCGACGGAGACGGTCGCGGCTCGCCTGTTGCGCTCACTGCTGGAATCGGGCGAGGCATCGCTCGGACAGACCCCGATTACTGCGTTGCCGCGACTCTCCGCCGAGGATCTGATCGCACGGATGAGCGCACCGGATTGGGCCGATTTCGTCGCCCGTCCGACCTGGCAGGGCCAACCGCGCGAGACCAGCCCCTTCACGCGTGTGAACCCGCTGCCGCTGATCGAGGTTTACGGGACGGGCCTCTTGGTCCGTCTTGCCGCTCAACTCACGGAGGTCGCAACCGGCTTGCGCCTCCTCGGCGGCAACGTCTCGGGGCGTGCCGTCCCGGCAGCTCCGAGCGCGGAAGGCAACGGGATCGGACTCGGGCGCGTCTTCGCGGCACGCGGGCTTCTGGCTCATTTCGTCCACGTCGAGGACGGCCGGGTCCGCGAGTATCGAATCCTTGCGCCGACCGAGTGGAATTTTCACCCGCGCGGCGTCGTTGCCCGAGCGCTGGAGAGTCTGCCGCCCGGCCCCGAGGAGCAGTTGCGTCGACAAGCCGAACTCTTGATCACGGCGATCGATCCCTGTGTCGCCTTCAAGCTCACCTGTTAA